One Deinococcota bacterium genomic region harbors:
- a CDS encoding glycosyltransferase family 4 protein gives MRIAYVSADPGVPVYGSKGCSVHVQEVVRALMGEGAEVVLFTNRVGGETPEDLRGVRVHALPALPKGELAARERAALGANDILRAGLEYEGPFDVIYERYSLWSFAGMAFAGDAGTPGLLEVNAPLIEEQHKHRGLVHASEAEAVARRAFAAAAALLPVSREVGVYLKAFPVALGKVHVVPNGVNLGRFALPRRVTRDTFTVGFVGTLKPWHGVDTLLEAFALLKLELPQARLLVIGEGPERAALMAEVARLGLSDSVRFTGAVAPEDVPRLLAQMDAAAAPYPPLADFYFSPLKVYEYLAAGLPVAASRVGQLGDLLTDGVDGLLYEPGDARALAEALARLGQDASLRERLGQAGRAKVASEHSWQRVARRILSIAEGARGQRAQVHG, from the coding sequence ATGCGCATCGCTTACGTATCGGCGGACCCCGGCGTGCCCGTCTACGGCAGCAAGGGCTGTTCGGTCCACGTTCAGGAGGTCGTGCGCGCGCTCATGGGCGAGGGCGCGGAGGTCGTGCTCTTTACCAACCGCGTCGGCGGCGAGACTCCGGAGGACCTGCGGGGGGTCCGCGTTCACGCGCTGCCCGCGCTCCCCAAGGGCGAGCTCGCCGCGCGGGAGCGGGCCGCGCTCGGCGCCAACGACATTCTCCGCGCGGGGCTCGAGTACGAGGGACCTTTTGACGTGATTTACGAGCGCTACTCGCTGTGGAGCTTCGCCGGGATGGCGTTTGCCGGGGACGCGGGCACTCCCGGCCTGCTGGAAGTCAACGCGCCGCTTATCGAGGAGCAGCACAAGCACCGCGGCCTGGTGCACGCAAGCGAGGCCGAGGCGGTCGCCCGGCGGGCCTTTGCCGCGGCCGCGGCGCTGCTGCCCGTCTCGAGGGAAGTGGGCGTGTATCTGAAGGCCTTTCCCGTAGCCCTGGGCAAGGTCCACGTCGTCCCCAACGGTGTCAACCTAGGGCGCTTCGCCCTGCCCCGGCGAGTGACTCGAGACACCTTCACCGTGGGCTTCGTGGGCACGCTCAAGCCCTGGCATGGGGTGGACACGCTCCTGGAAGCCTTCGCGCTCCTCAAGCTCGAGCTGCCACAAGCCCGACTGCTCGTCATCGGCGAGGGGCCGGAGCGCGCGGCGCTGATGGCCGAGGTCGCACGCCTCGGCCTGTCGGACAGCGTGCGCTTCACCGGCGCGGTCGCGCCCGAGGACGTCCCGCGGCTCCTGGCGCAGATGGACGCCGCCGCCGCGCCCTACCCGCCGCTGGCGGACTTCTACTTCTCGCCGCTCAAGGTCTACGAGTACCTGGCGGCGGGCTTGCCGGTGGCGGCGAGCCGCGTTGGGCAGCTCGGGGATTTGCTCACGGACGGCGTGGACGGGCTTCTCTACGAGCCAGGCGATGCGCGCGCGCTTGCCGAAGCCCTGGCGCGGCTGGGCCAAGACGCCAGCCTGCGCGAACGCCTGGGCCAAGCCGGACGCGCTAAAGTCGCGAGCGAGCATAGCTGGCAACGAGTGGCGCGGCGCATTCTGTCGATTGCCGAAGGGGCGCGGGGACAGCGGGCACAGGTGCATGGATGA